From one Bacteroides fragilis NCTC 9343 genomic stretch:
- the cobC gene encoding alpha-ribazole phosphatase, translating into MEVILIRHTSVDVPKGVCYGQTNVPLRDSFEEEASITAQQLQNDVFDAVFTSPLSRCTRLADHCGYPDAIRDARLKELNFGEWEMQEFDKICDPRLEEWYNDYFHVAATGGESFMMQLQRVSEFLNEVSGKEYKRIAVFAHGGVLICAQIYAGILRMEDAFDALTPYGGVVRLQLNSKTEE; encoded by the coding sequence ATGGAAGTCATATTAATCCGCCATACCTCTGTCGATGTTCCTAAAGGAGTCTGTTATGGCCAGACTAATGTACCTTTGCGAGATAGTTTTGAAGAAGAAGCCTCAATTACGGCTCAACAACTACAGAACGACGTATTTGATGCCGTATTCACAAGCCCGCTGAGTCGTTGTACCCGCCTGGCAGACCACTGCGGTTATCCGGATGCCATTCGTGATGCCCGGCTGAAAGAGCTGAACTTCGGTGAATGGGAGATGCAGGAGTTTGATAAAATATGTGATCCGCGACTGGAGGAGTGGTATAACGACTACTTCCATGTAGCGGCTACAGGCGGAGAGTCTTTTATGATGCAGCTTCAACGGGTATCGGAGTTCCTGAATGAAGTGAGTGGAAAAGAGTATAAACGCATAGCCGTCTTTGCACATGGAGGGGTGCTGATTTGTGCACAAATCTATGCAGGGATACTGAGAATGGAAGACGCTTTTGACGCACTGACACCTTACGGCGGAGTGGTCCGGCTGCAACTTAACTCAAAGACAGAAGAATAG